From the Natronococcus sp. AD-5 genome, one window contains:
- a CDS encoding 3-phosphoshikimate 1-carboxyvinyltransferase produces the protein MLEQRNDVTREILDEFGVEVAKTETGYHVPGRQHYEPSEGEYSVPTDFSSVSSLLVAGVLAAEDEVTIHSVYSSAQRESRIVDIIDKMGGDLDWDRDSGLLTVRQSDLEGISVDIGETPDLLPTVAVLGTAADGTTWIEGGSVGRVKTTPRPAAMAESLTKMGVQVDEHDGELVIDGGDSNLRGATVEGWRDHRIITALSALALIADGGTTILDAEHVEAAFPEFFDELFALGADVHRQT, from the coding sequence TTGTTGGAGCAGCGGAACGACGTTACTCGCGAGATACTCGACGAATTTGGAGTTGAGGTAGCGAAAACGGAGACCGGATATCACGTTCCCGGAAGACAGCATTATGAGCCGTCAGAGGGGGAGTATAGCGTTCCTACCGATTTCTCGTCGGTCTCATCCCTGCTCGTCGCCGGAGTGCTCGCGGCCGAAGACGAAGTCACGATTCACTCGGTGTATTCGAGCGCACAGCGCGAGAGTCGTATCGTCGATATCATCGACAAGATGGGTGGTGACCTCGATTGGGACCGCGACAGCGGTTTATTGACCGTTCGGCAGTCCGACCTCGAGGGGATATCCGTCGATATCGGCGAGACGCCGGACCTCCTCCCCACAGTCGCGGTGCTGGGGACGGCTGCTGATGGTACGACCTGGATCGAGGGCGGGTCGGTTGGCCGGGTCAAGACGACCCCGCGACCTGCGGCGATGGCCGAGTCGCTGACGAAGATGGGAGTGCAGGTCGACGAACACGACGGGGAGTTGGTGATCGACGGCGGCGATTCCAATCTTCGGGGAGCGACAGTCGAGGGATGGCGCGATCACCGAATCATCACGGCGCTCTCGGCGCTCGCGCTCATCGCCGACGGCGGCACGACGATCCTCGATGCTGAACACGTCGAGGCGGCCTTTCCGGAGTTTTTCGACGAACTCTTCGCCCTCGGCGCTGACGTACATCGCCAAACGTGA
- a CDS encoding DUF7539 family protein — MTDEELHLLDRIDSDLTRQDRIGSWNADEYGIVAGEIVDAEAPLVVCIYYPKIPYEGYQGEESLDEATREELNDVLWNYCGRVAEIILENLESVLESSETD; from the coding sequence CTGACAGACGAAGAACTCCACCTCCTCGACAGAATCGATTCGGATCTCACCCGGCAAGACAGGATTGGATCGTGGAATGCAGACGAGTACGGAATCGTTGCGGGAGAAATAGTCGATGCGGAAGCACCGCTGGTCGTGTGTATATATTACCCGAAAATTCCCTATGAAGGCTATCAAGGTGAAGAGAGTCTCGACGAGGCGACTCGAGAGGAACTCAACGACGTGCTCTGGAATTACTGTGGACGCGTCGCCGAGATCATACTGGAAAATCTCGAGTCGGTTCTCGAGTCTTCCGAGACGGACTGA
- a CDS encoding CBS domain-containing protein, which translates to MPIENLARSDIITATTDESIHELAATMQDEDVGSVVIVNGDAPVGIVTDRDLTMQVLAERTDPDEIVAEDVMSNDLQTIEHDAGFYEATELMSERGIRRLPVTGADSELNGIITVDDLNELLADEHQ; encoded by the coding sequence ATGCCTATCGAAAATCTCGCACGAAGCGACATCATCACAGCTACGACTGACGAATCGATCCACGAACTCGCAGCGACGATGCAAGACGAAGACGTCGGTAGCGTCGTCATTGTCAACGGCGACGCGCCAGTCGGGATCGTAACCGATCGCGATCTAACGATGCAGGTACTTGCCGAGCGAACTGATCCTGATGAGATTGTTGCTGAAGACGTGATGTCGAACGACCTGCAGACGATCGAACACGACGCTGGCTTCTACGAAGCCACCGAACTAATGAGCGAACGCGGTATCAGACGACTTCCCGTAACAGGCGCAGACAGTGAATTGAACGGTATCATCACGGTTGATGATCTGAACGAATTACTCGCCGACGAGCATCAATAA
- a CDS encoding universal stress protein encodes MFDHLLVPTDGNGPAAAALELAIKIASASATIHLLYVSENGDGDENGGDHLEASERTGNAILADARELATVAETPVISEVQRGEPKERILEYAATHDVEIIVMGSHGRRRVGRLALGNETQEVVRDAFVPVLVVRASDDVRRIYPYDRVLVPTDGSDHANAALNLGIEAAAETGATLHLLSVVSVTRYGTDDETDRLIDHLKENVRTILESAAAKVGEEGIDVRTATTVGTVHREISAYAEAEGIDLLVMGTHGRSEVDRELLGSVTERVLRTAPAPVLTVRSPEVNERTLK; translated from the coding sequence ATGTTCGATCACCTACTCGTTCCGACCGACGGAAATGGCCCCGCTGCTGCCGCCCTTGAACTTGCCATTAAGATTGCGTCAGCATCGGCGACCATTCATCTCCTGTACGTATCCGAGAATGGTGACGGCGACGAAAACGGCGGCGACCATCTCGAAGCATCCGAACGGACGGGTAACGCGATACTCGCTGATGCCCGCGAATTGGCGACCGTCGCCGAGACGCCAGTCATTAGTGAAGTGCAACGAGGGGAGCCGAAAGAACGTATTCTCGAGTACGCCGCAACGCACGACGTCGAGATTATCGTCATGGGTTCGCACGGACGGCGGCGGGTTGGGCGACTGGCGCTGGGAAACGAAACCCAGGAAGTCGTCCGTGATGCGTTCGTTCCCGTTCTCGTCGTTCGGGCGAGCGACGACGTCCGGAGAATCTACCCGTACGACCGCGTTCTCGTGCCGACAGACGGAAGCGACCACGCAAATGCCGCGCTGAATCTCGGAATCGAGGCGGCAGCGGAAACGGGAGCGACGCTCCACCTTTTATCGGTGGTCAGCGTGACGCGCTACGGAACCGACGACGAGACCGACCGGTTGATCGACCACCTCAAGGAAAATGTTCGAACGATCCTCGAGTCGGCGGCAGCGAAAGTTGGCGAGGAAGGCATCGACGTACGCACGGCGACCACCGTCGGAACGGTCCACAGAGAGATTTCCGCGTACGCCGAAGCGGAAGGAATTGACCTGCTCGTCATGGGGACGCACGGACGGAGCGAAGTCGATCGAGAATTGCTCGGCAGCGTCACGGAACGCGTTCTTCGTACCGCGCCAGCACCCGTGCTAACCGTGCGGTCACCCGAAGTGAACGAACGTACCCTCAAGTGA
- a CDS encoding dodecin family protein, whose amino-acid sequence MTAVKVIKVLGTSEESWEEAAREAVREASETVQEIHGVNVENWTAKVEGGEIIEYRATSEIAFPVEH is encoded by the coding sequence ATGACAGCTGTAAAAGTCATCAAAGTACTCGGTACCTCGGAGGAATCGTGGGAAGAAGCGGCCCGTGAAGCGGTTCGCGAGGCGAGCGAGACCGTTCAGGAAATTCATGGAGTCAACGTCGAAAATTGGACTGCAAAAGTCGAAGGCGGCGAGATCATCGAATACCGCGCGACGTCCGAAATCGCGTTCCCGGTCGAACACTAA
- a CDS encoding tRNA pseudouridine(54/55) synthase Pus10: MTVLDAAQAVLESGSVCEWCLGRCFADRGSGVLTVERGHALRVACALEADESYEPIDPTDCQVCNGIEIDYDVWAQRAADALAGLEFKTFQLGTRPPDGIIESDRTLRRESGLPENAGQTFNAEVNRKVADRLTQLIDASKSADRPDIVPVLDFVDDTVTVRINPVYLYGRYRKLETGMSQRVHQCIHCDGIGTIERDGESRSCEYCAGIGRRPNVEELVAWRIRDLMDAVDVSFHAAGQEADDVLVLGTGRPFALEIKEPRRRLFTPAELEATITDAAGGAVDVDEFSFATGDVVGHVTQQAFRQRFRITMTFADPIDEDTFRDAVSTFESTPIRRHLRLEELTEGRRPHEIVRSLRDVSGEHLDEYTASIAFEIEPGLDPASIATGDGGWTEPNLAELLETDTRVTEVAIAAVRGRDGQFRTPSHLLDYPRTR; encoded by the coding sequence ATGACAGTATTAGACGCTGCTCAAGCGGTCCTCGAGAGCGGGTCGGTATGCGAATGGTGTCTCGGACGGTGCTTTGCCGACCGCGGCTCCGGGGTCTTGACCGTCGAGCGCGGGCACGCGCTTCGCGTAGCGTGTGCTCTGGAAGCCGACGAATCGTACGAACCAATCGACCCGACCGATTGCCAGGTGTGTAACGGAATCGAGATCGATTACGACGTGTGGGCACAAAGAGCCGCTGACGCGCTCGCAGGGCTGGAGTTCAAGACGTTTCAACTCGGCACTCGTCCTCCAGACGGAATCATCGAGAGTGATCGAACGCTCCGCCGCGAGTCGGGGCTACCCGAGAACGCGGGTCAAACGTTTAACGCGGAGGTCAACCGCAAAGTCGCCGATCGGCTCACTCAACTGATCGACGCGTCGAAGAGCGCAGATCGGCCCGACATCGTTCCCGTCCTCGATTTCGTCGATGATACCGTTACAGTTCGGATCAATCCTGTGTACCTGTACGGGCGGTATCGAAAGCTCGAGACGGGGATGAGCCAGCGAGTTCATCAGTGTATACACTGTGACGGGATCGGAACGATCGAGCGAGACGGCGAGTCCCGATCCTGCGAATACTGTGCCGGGATCGGCCGTCGGCCGAACGTCGAGGAACTGGTTGCGTGGCGAATTCGCGATCTCATGGACGCCGTTGACGTCTCCTTTCACGCCGCTGGTCAGGAAGCTGACGACGTTCTCGTACTCGGCACGGGACGACCGTTCGCTCTCGAAATCAAAGAACCCCGTCGCCGACTCTTTACGCCGGCCGAACTCGAGGCCACGATAACTGACGCGGCTGGCGGAGCCGTAGACGTCGACGAGTTCTCGTTCGCGACCGGCGACGTGGTCGGCCACGTGACGCAACAGGCGTTTCGACAGCGCTTCCGGATAACGATGACGTTCGCCGATCCGATTGACGAAGACACGTTTCGAGATGCCGTGTCTACCTTCGAGTCGACACCGATTCGGCGGCACCTGCGCCTCGAGGAATTGACCGAGGGTAGACGACCGCACGAGATCGTACGGAGTCTTCGAGATGTTTCTGGAGAGCATCTAGACGAGTATACGGCATCGATCGCGTTCGAAATCGAACCCGGTCTCGATCCGGCATCGATCGCAACGGGCGACGGTGGCTGGACCGAGCCCAACCTCGCTGAGTTACTAGAAACTGATACCCGGGTAACTGAGGTCGCCATCGCCGCCGTCCGGGGGAGAGACGGGCAGTTCCGAACCCCGTCACACCTCCTCGACTATCCGCGTACCCGATAA
- a CDS encoding ribosome biogenesis/translation initiation ATPase RLI: MGDDHSRAAQKEEYVAIIDQEKVTDEVRDIALKYDPLNRVGRREGFHVTEDGELHIDDENVMEEHKIIANKIPNDAIEIVRLPAERGELIHQYGENGFRLYELPAPVESNVVGLLGPNGVGKSTALRILGGLLKPNLGDVNADPDWDTIVREFRGTGVQTYLEKFRDGTVRTAYKPQRVDRIAARYDGTVRQLLEEREERSVYDEVITSLDLKGVIERNVGELSGGELQRVAIAATLVAEADAYLIDEPSSYLDVGQRVTVARALETLAEDASVLVVDHDLITLDIVADTIHVCYGNPGGFGVVSRPLSARRGINQFLNGYLRTDNVRIAETTIDFRGQTRSSQQDADGTLLLEFPTMRKELGSFVLRVESGAVYEDEILGILGRNALGKTTFARLLAGTLEPDTGPTDSNIAISYKPQYLDPAVDGTVRELFDDYIDIYDRGFKTEIREPFNLEPLFNSDVSNLSGGELQRVSIALALARDADMYVLDEPSAYLDVEQRMSFAATLRQYVERTSAACLVIEHDLLLLDYLSDRAMVFEGDPGMNGIGRSPQGVRQGINRFLQTVDVTFRRDPNTGRPRANDPDSQKDREQKKTGDYYAT; encoded by the coding sequence ATGGGTGACGACCACTCTCGGGCGGCGCAGAAGGAGGAGTACGTCGCGATCATCGATCAGGAGAAGGTCACCGACGAGGTGCGAGACATCGCCTTGAAATACGATCCCCTAAATCGAGTCGGGAGACGCGAGGGATTTCACGTTACGGAAGACGGAGAACTTCACATCGACGACGAGAACGTGATGGAGGAGCACAAAATTATTGCAAACAAGATTCCGAACGACGCGATCGAGATCGTCCGCTTACCTGCTGAAAGGGGTGAGCTGATCCACCAGTATGGCGAAAACGGGTTTCGTCTATATGAACTGCCTGCTCCGGTCGAGAGCAACGTTGTTGGGCTATTAGGGCCGAACGGCGTTGGGAAATCGACCGCCCTCCGCATCCTCGGCGGCTTGCTGAAACCGAACCTCGGGGATGTCAATGCCGATCCCGACTGGGATACCATCGTTCGCGAATTCCGCGGGACTGGGGTGCAAACCTACTTGGAGAAGTTCCGGGATGGTACCGTCCGAACGGCGTACAAACCACAGCGGGTTGATCGAATCGCCGCCCGCTACGATGGAACCGTTCGACAACTTCTCGAGGAGCGTGAGGAACGGTCCGTGTACGACGAGGTTATCACAAGTTTAGATCTTAAGGGCGTCATCGAACGAAACGTCGGCGAACTTTCTGGCGGTGAACTCCAGCGGGTCGCAATCGCGGCGACGCTCGTCGCAGAGGCAGATGCCTATCTGATAGACGAACCCTCATCATACCTCGACGTCGGCCAGCGAGTGACCGTTGCGCGAGCGCTCGAGACGCTCGCGGAAGATGCGTCGGTGCTCGTTGTTGATCACGATCTTATCACCCTTGATATTGTGGCTGACACCATTCACGTTTGCTATGGGAACCCCGGTGGATTTGGGGTCGTTTCGAGACCGCTCTCCGCTCGACGAGGAATCAATCAGTTTCTGAACGGGTACTTACGGACCGATAACGTCCGAATCGCAGAGACTACAATTGACTTCCGCGGGCAAACACGTTCTAGCCAACAAGACGCCGACGGAACACTCCTCCTCGAATTTCCAACGATGAGAAAAGAGCTCGGTTCGTTTGTTCTCCGGGTGGAATCGGGAGCCGTTTACGAGGATGAGATTCTTGGAATTCTCGGCCGTAACGCGCTCGGAAAAACTACGTTTGCGAGGCTGTTGGCGGGTACACTCGAACCAGATACCGGTCCAACGGATTCGAACATCGCAATCTCGTACAAACCACAGTACCTTGATCCGGCTGTTGACGGCACGGTCCGGGAACTATTTGATGACTATATTGACATCTACGACCGAGGGTTCAAAACAGAAATTCGAGAGCCGTTTAACCTCGAACCGCTGTTCAATAGCGATGTTAGCAATCTTTCAGGCGGTGAACTACAGCGCGTGAGCATCGCACTTGCCCTCGCCAGAGACGCCGATATGTACGTGTTGGACGAACCGTCCGCGTATCTCGACGTGGAACAGCGGATGTCGTTCGCAGCGACCCTTCGCCAGTACGTCGAACGGACTTCCGCAGCCTGTCTCGTTATTGAGCACGACCTTCTACTGTTGGATTACCTCTCTGATAGGGCTATGGTATTCGAAGGTGATCCTGGGATGAACGGTATCGGTCGGTCGCCTCAAGGCGTTCGGCAAGGAATTAATCGATTCTTGCAGACCGTCGATGTGACGTTTCGAAGAGATCCAAATACTGGCCGTCCACGTGCGAACGACCCTGATAGCCAAAAAGACCGAGAACAAAAAAAGACGGGGGACTATTACGCGACGTGA
- a CDS encoding MTH1187 family thiamine-binding protein codes for MTAIARLEIIPVREERMSDQIAAAINALDQFDISYELTPMDTVIEADDVSEIFAAAEAAHDAIDEDRIITSLEIDHQPDREQHTRDRVDAVENELGRSAQG; via the coding sequence ATGACAGCAATAGCCAGACTCGAGATCATCCCCGTTCGAGAGGAACGGATGTCAGACCAGATCGCCGCAGCGATCAACGCACTGGATCAATTTGACATCTCGTACGAACTCACGCCGATGGACACGGTCATCGAAGCCGACGACGTGAGCGAGATTTTCGCAGCCGCAGAGGCTGCACACGATGCAATCGATGAAGACCGCATCATTACCTCGCTGGAAATCGACCATCAGCCCGATCGAGAGCAGCATACGAGGGATCGGGTCGATGCGGTCGAAAACGAACTCGGACGCTCAGCACAAGGATAA
- a CDS encoding inositol monophosphatase family protein, translating to MNEYLDIATEAAREAGALQRRAFRTGHRVAYKSPDDIVTDVDTRAEAVITERITDSFPNHAILAEESGERGTSPYRWIVDPLDGTTNFAQGIGHFCVSIALEIDGSLELGVVYHTPEDDLYTGVRNEGAFCNGETISVSNVDRFDQAIVGIEYSPRDVERNDVLEMLTELTVRARRTRHLGSSASELAMLSRSAFDGVYGTRFHPWDVAAGIVLVEEAGGTVTQLRGTGYGGSYAVSNGYVHDDLLKCLETA from the coding sequence ATGAACGAGTATCTCGACATCGCGACGGAGGCCGCCAGAGAAGCTGGAGCCCTGCAGCGGCGGGCGTTTCGAACCGGACATCGGGTGGCGTACAAGTCACCGGATGACATCGTCACGGACGTGGACACCCGAGCGGAGGCCGTTATTACGGAACGAATCACGGATTCATTTCCGAACCATGCAATTCTCGCGGAGGAGTCGGGCGAGCGCGGCACGTCTCCATATCGCTGGATCGTCGATCCGCTCGACGGGACGACGAACTTCGCACAGGGTATCGGACACTTTTGCGTCTCGATAGCCCTCGAGATCGACGGATCGCTCGAACTCGGAGTCGTGTATCACACGCCTGAGGACGATTTGTACACGGGGGTTCGGAACGAAGGCGCGTTCTGCAATGGCGAGACTATTTCGGTTTCGAACGTCGACCGCTTCGACCAGGCCATCGTCGGGATCGAATACTCACCGAGGGACGTCGAGCGAAACGACGTCCTAGAGATGCTAACCGAGTTAACGGTACGGGCGCGCAGAACGCGTCATCTGGGATCGTCCGCGAGCGAACTCGCGATGTTGTCGCGGAGTGCCTTCGACGGAGTGTACGGAACGCGCTTCCATCCGTGGGACGTCGCCGCCGGGATCGTTCTCGTGGAAGAAGCGGGTGGCACCGTCACCCAGCTGCGAGGGACAGGGTACGGCGGAAGCTACGCGGTTTCGAACGGCTACGTTCACGACGATCTGCTCAAGTGCCTCGAAACAGCGTAG
- a CDS encoding 3-phosphoshikimate 1-carboxyvinyltransferase: MDVTIEESTISGSARAPPSKSHTHRAILAAGYSNGARINDPLLSGDTRATMAVVDMFDGDVTEDEADLDIVGFEGTPAVPADVIDCWSSGTTLLARYSTNLELR; encoded by the coding sequence ATGGACGTCACTATCGAAGAGTCAACGATATCCGGTTCTGCTCGTGCCCCACCTTCGAAGAGTCACACGCATCGAGCGATTCTCGCCGCAGGCTATTCAAACGGCGCTCGGATCAACGATCCGCTGCTGAGCGGCGATACCAGGGCGACGATGGCTGTCGTAGATATGTTCGATGGCGACGTAACCGAAGACGAGGCCGATCTCGACATCGTCGGCTTTGAGGGAACGCCCGCCGTGCCCGCGGATGTGATCGATTGTTGGAGCAGCGGAACGACGTTACTCGCGAGATACTCGACGAATTTGGAGTTGAGGTAG
- a CDS encoding proteasome assembly chaperone family protein, whose protein sequence is MNNELSASFERLTEIEAKHPTLIEGLPGHGLVASIAVEQIVTQLGLDHYGNIVSDAFPQVASFEDGRIRDLVRVCAGSDPTVMTLQSDVVLSPPASRALSQCVLEDLAPEFDRAVFLAGAPAETEAQIGDVHGIATTDDLERELVEAGIELAEGRGVINGVTGRLATACYHADIPAVVLAVKADPYLPDPTAAQSVIETALEPLVHFNIDTTELKEQADMIQTRLEDVAQQFRRAIQQQHSGQQEDPAMYQ, encoded by the coding sequence ATGAACAATGAACTTTCAGCGTCGTTCGAACGGCTGACCGAAATCGAAGCGAAGCACCCGACGCTTATCGAAGGGCTTCCCGGCCACGGCCTCGTCGCATCAATCGCCGTCGAACAGATCGTAACTCAACTCGGACTTGATCACTATGGCAACATTGTCTCTGACGCGTTTCCGCAGGTTGCGTCCTTCGAAGACGGTCGCATTCGAGATCTGGTCCGCGTTTGCGCGGGCAGCGACCCAACCGTGATGACACTCCAAAGCGACGTTGTGCTCTCTCCGCCTGCTTCTCGAGCGCTGAGCCAGTGCGTGTTGGAGGATCTTGCACCCGAGTTCGACCGCGCTGTCTTCCTCGCGGGCGCACCGGCTGAGACTGAAGCGCAGATCGGCGACGTGCACGGAATCGCGACGACCGACGACCTCGAGCGAGAACTCGTAGAAGCGGGAATCGAACTTGCGGAAGGGCGAGGCGTGATCAACGGCGTGACCGGTAGGCTCGCCACCGCCTGCTATCATGCGGATATCCCTGCGGTCGTTCTTGCCGTGAAAGCGGATCCGTACCTCCCCGATCCGACGGCAGCGCAATCGGTGATCGAAACCGCACTGGAACCGCTCGTCCACTTCAACATCGACACGACGGAACTCAAAGAACAGGCAGACATGATTCAAACTCGTCTGGAGGATGTTGCTCAACAGTTTCGGCGGGCGATTCAACAGCAGCATTCGGGACAACAAGAGGACCCGGCAATGTACCAGTGA
- a CDS encoding RtcB family protein encodes MDLTEITENVYEIEQTGEMQVPVRVYASEPLLKEMLEEGDLTLEQASNVATLPGIQTFSILLPDGHQGYGFPIGGVAAVDLDQGVISPGGIGFDLNCGVRVLRTDLSYEDVKGREEELGGLLYRVIPVGLGKGGYLDIDRAILDEILEGGMKWMLENGYATSADLDHCEEGGRLEGDPNAVPPEAKKRGVNQVGSLGSGNHFLEVQRVVEIYDREKAVAYDLEEDQIVVMIHSGSRGLGHQTCTEYLRRFEREYPEIVQSLPDRQLIYAPLTDPVAEQYRAAMYAAANFAWANRQAMTHAVRMIFDELFDDPTIELVYDVCHNIAKEERHEVDGEEKTVLVHRKGATRAFPAERSEIPEAYRKVGQPVLIPGSMGTSSYVLSGGDQSLKLTFGSTAHGAGRAMSRTQAKKTYGSDELQRSLQGQRVYVKARSRGTLTEEAPGAYKDVDEVIQVSDALGIGTKVARMRPVANIKG; translated from the coding sequence ATGGATCTCACAGAGATTACAGAAAACGTGTATGAAATCGAACAAACCGGTGAGATGCAGGTTCCAGTTCGTGTCTATGCATCCGAGCCACTTCTCAAGGAAATGCTCGAGGAAGGCGATCTAACACTCGAACAGGCGAGCAATGTTGCAACTCTCCCCGGCATCCAAACGTTCTCGATACTTCTCCCGGACGGGCACCAGGGCTATGGATTTCCGATCGGCGGCGTCGCTGCGGTCGATCTCGATCAGGGCGTTATCAGTCCCGGCGGTATCGGCTTCGACCTGAATTGTGGGGTTAGAGTACTTCGTACAGATCTCTCATACGAAGATGTGAAAGGGCGCGAAGAGGAACTCGGCGGCTTGCTCTACCGTGTGATTCCGGTTGGGCTCGGAAAGGGTGGGTATCTTGATATCGATCGCGCGATCCTCGATGAGATTCTCGAGGGAGGGATGAAGTGGATGCTCGAGAACGGTTACGCTACGAGCGCGGATCTCGATCACTGCGAGGAGGGTGGTCGCCTCGAGGGAGATCCGAATGCGGTCCCACCAGAAGCAAAAAAGAGAGGCGTGAACCAGGTCGGTTCGCTAGGATCTGGGAATCACTTTCTCGAAGTCCAGCGCGTCGTCGAGATCTACGATCGGGAGAAGGCCGTCGCATATGACCTTGAGGAGGATCAGATCGTCGTGATGATTCACTCTGGATCGCGCGGCTTGGGTCATCAAACCTGTACGGAGTACCTCCGTCGGTTCGAACGCGAGTATCCCGAGATTGTTCAATCACTTCCAGATAGACAACTCATTTACGCGCCACTGACTGACCCTGTAGCCGAACAGTACCGGGCAGCGATGTATGCGGCAGCAAACTTCGCTTGGGCGAACCGTCAAGCAATGACGCACGCGGTGCGAATGATCTTTGACGAACTGTTCGACGATCCGACCATCGAACTGGTCTACGACGTCTGTCATAACATCGCGAAGGAAGAGCGCCATGAGGTGGATGGAGAAGAGAAGACGGTGCTCGTCCACCGAAAAGGCGCGACGCGTGCGTTTCCGGCGGAACGGTCAGAGATCCCCGAGGCGTACCGCAAGGTTGGGCAGCCGGTTCTCATTCCCGGGAGCATGGGGACTAGCTCGTACGTCCTTTCCGGCGGAGACCAATCACTCAAGTTGACGTTTGGTTCGACCGCACACGGTGCTGGACGAGCCATGTCTCGGACTCAGGCGAAGAAGACATACGGATCCGACGAATTGCAGCGCTCGCTCCAGGGTCAGCGCGTCTACGTCAAGGCGCGCTCACGCGGGACGTTAACCGAGGAAGCGCCGGGTGCTTACAAAGACGTTGATGAGGTGATCCAGGTCAGTGATGCACTCGGGATCGGAACGAAAGTAGCAAGAATGCGACCGGTAGCCAATATTAAGGGGTAA
- a CDS encoding archease, producing MSYTILDHPADVKFRTTGATLEEAFVNIVDAMASIVGSRDIINQHDKSGLQHEIKIKAESKEALLFDFLDQLILLQDLEDSIVSHAEDLTIVETEAMYTLSAMIVVQPIPPGEAFLDIKAPTYSEMRIESNDGWILDAVLDI from the coding sequence ATGAGTTATACTATTCTTGACCATCCGGCTGACGTTAAATTCAGAACAACTGGAGCAACCTTAGAAGAGGCGTTTGTTAATATTGTGGATGCGATGGCGAGTATCGTTGGAAGCAGAGATATAATCAATCAACACGATAAGTCTGGTCTACAACATGAGATAAAGATCAAAGCGGAGTCGAAAGAAGCACTCTTGTTCGACTTTCTCGATCAACTGATCTTATTACAAGATCTAGAGGACTCTATCGTTTCCCACGCTGAAGATCTCACGATCGTCGAAACGGAGGCTATGTACACATTATCGGCGATGATCGTCGTTCAGCCCATTCCACCTGGGGAAGCGTTCCTCGATATTAAGGCACCAACGTACAGCGAAATGCGCATCGAGTCTAATGACGGATGGATTCTTGATGCAGTGCTCGACATCTAA